Genomic window (Bradyrhizobium sp. 186):
GGATCGCGAGCGAGCGTGCCGGAAACAGCGTGGTGCCGATGGCGTTCTGGTTCTGCTCGATGGGCGGAGGGCTCATGACGCTGGTGTACGGCGTCGTGAAGCGCGAGCCGGTGATCATCCTCGGACAGGCGCTGGCGACCATCATCTATGTTCGCAACATCATGCTGATCGTGAAAAACCGCGGCCGCGCCTCGAAGTCGCTGGACCGCTGACGCCCTCTACCCCGACCGTCCAAAATAAATCGAAAACAACCCCATGCAAAGTAGCCGGCGACGGCTGCAATGCCTTGCGGAATTTTCGAATCGATTTGACACGTCGGGCAAAACGGTGGCACGACGCCATCATCGGGCAGGGTAACCGCGTCTGGCGGATGCACCGCTCGGACCGGCTAGCGCGGCAACGCCGAGGCCGCGCCGGAGGCGGGCAGGGCGGCCGCTTCCGCGTCGGGCCTGCGGTAAGGCTCTCCCGCCGCGTCCAGCACGGGATAGGCAACCGAGCAGATGTGCGAATGGATGCGACGCAGATCGCGCAGCACGTCGAGATGGAGCGAGGTGGTCTCGATGGTCTCGGGGCGGCCCTCGCGCAGGCGGTCGAGGTGGCGCTCGACCGCGGCAAGCTCGGTGTTGCGCAGCGCCGTCTTCTCGACCAGCAGCTTGCGGGCCTCGTTGGCGTCGCCCGACATGAACACGCCGAAGGCGATCCGCAGCGAGTCCATCGTGCGCTTGTGGAAGGCGGCGAGCTCCTCGGCGCCCTCGGGCGAGAACTGGAAGCGGCGCTTGATCTTCTTGGTCGCAAGCTCGCTCAGACTCTTGTCGATGATGTCGCCGATATGTTCGAGGTTGATGGTGAAGGAGATGATCTCCATCGCGCGCTGGCCCTCGCTCTCGTCGAGGCTGCCCCGCATGAGTTTCGTGACGTAGAGCTTGATGGCCTCATCGAGGCCGTCGACGACATTGTCCATCTTCGAGACCTGGTCGACCAGCGCACGGTCGCCTGTCATCATCGCGGCCATCACCTTACGCAGCATGACCTCGACGAGGTCCCCCATGCGTAGAGTTTCGCGGGCGGCATCGGCGAGCGCCAGCGACGGCGACTCCAACGCGGTCTCGTCGAGATAGCGCGGGTGGGCCGGATCGGCCTCACGGACGCGATCGGGCAGGATCCAGGTCAACAGGCGCGACATGGCGTCGAGCAGTCCGATGAAGAGGACGGCGGTGCCGACATTGAAGGCAATGTGGAAGGCCGCCGTCATTTTTGCGAGATCGGGCTGCCAGGCGTGCATGTGCTCGGCGATCGGGCTGAGGAAAGGCAGTACGAGGACGATCCCGATCACGCGGTTGATGAGATTGCCCACCGGCAGGCGATAGCTCGCGGGATCGTCACGCCTCGCACCTTCGAACACCGGATTGATGGCGCTGCCGAGATTGGCGCCGAGCACCAGTGCGAGCGCAGCGTAAGGCGAGACGAACTGCGAATAGGCCAGCGACATGATCAGGAGCACGCTGGCGACACTCGAATGCACGGCCCAGGTGACGAGCGCCGCGATGACGATGCACAGAACGGGATCGCCGGTGATGGTCGACATCACGACGCGCACGCCGGGCGCGTTCTCGGCCGGCGCCAGCGTGTCGAGCAGGATGTGCAGCGACAGCAGCATCAGTCCGAGGCCGATCAGGACACGGCCGACGTCCTTGATCCGCGAGCGAGGACCCGCGCGGAAGGCGACGAGCCCGAGCACGAACAGGACGGGCGCGATGGCTGCGATGTTGAACGAGAGCACCTGCACGATCAGCGTCGTGCCGACATTGGCGCCGAGCATGATGGCGAGGGCGGCGACGAGGCTGAGCAGGCCCTCGGCGGCGAAGGAGCTCGTGAGCAGCGCGGTCGCCGTGCTGCTCTGGAGCAGTGCCGTCAGCCCGAGGCCGGCGGCGAAGGCGCTGAAGCGGTTGCTCAGCGCCTTGCCGAGCATGTGCCGGAGGTCGGGGCCGAAGGCGCGAAGGATGCCGCTGTGGACCATGTGCAGGCCCCACAGCAACAGCGCAACGCCGCCCATCAGATCGAGCAGAACCAACGTTCCCATGCTCCGTGTCCGGATTGGATTCGATTGGTGAGGCTAGCGCCAAACGACAGCGGATCAAACCATTTGTTGGCGCATCGGCGTTAACGTTTGCGGCAGCTGCGCGTTCCGCAGGGCGTGATGCCTTGTGAGCAGGCTCACATTGCCGTCTTGAGGGCAGCGAAGCCGCGATCGAGATCGGCCTTGAGGTCGTCGACGCTCTCGAGCCCGATATGCAGACGCAACGTCGGGCCGCCCGGCGCCCACTTGGTCGCGGTGCGATAGCTGTCGCAATCGAACGGAATCACCAGGCTCTCGAAGCCGCCCCAGGAAAAGCCCATGCCGAACAGCTTGACGGTGTCGAGCATGACGTCGACCGCTTTTTGCGGAGCCGGCTTCAACACGATGCTGAACAGGCCCGACGCGCCGGTGAAGTCGCGCTTCCAGATCGCATGTCCCGGATCGGTTTCGAGCGCCGGATGCAGCACGCGCGCGACCTCGGGCCGGCTCGCGAGCCAACGCGCCATCTCGAGCCCCGAGCGATAGTGCTGCGCGAGCCGCACCGACAGCGTGCGCAGGCCGCGCAGCGCGAGGAAGACGTCGTCAGGGCCGGCGCAGACGCCGAGCAGGCGGATGCCTTCGGCAATCTGCGGCCACGCCTTGGCGTTGGCGGAGATCGTGCCGAACATGATGTCCGAATGGCCGCCGATATATTTGGTGGCGGCCTGCATGCTGATGTCGACGCCCTGTTCGAGCGAGCGGTGATAGAGCGGCGTCGCCCAGGTGTTGTCGTCGATCACGAGCGCATCGTGCGCATGCGCGACCGCGGCGATGGCGCGAATATCGGGCATCTCGAACGACTGCGACCCCGGTGCCTCTACCAGCACGGCGCGGGTGTTGGGCTTGAACAGTGCGTCTATCCCCGCGCCGATCAGCGGGTCGAAATAGCTGGTCTCGATGCCGTAGCGGGCGAGCAGGCCGTTGCAAAAGTTGCGCGTGGGCCGGTAGGCGTTGTCGCAGACCAGCAGATGGTCGCCGGCCTTCAGCACCGAGAGCAGGGTGGTGGAGATCGCCGCCAGCCCGGACGGCGCAATGCCGACGCCGGCGCATTGCGGTCCCTCCAGCGCCATCAGCATCTCCTGGAACGCCCGGGTGGTGGGGGTGCCATGGCGGCCATACTGGAACTCGCCGCGATGGGCGTGCAGGTCCTCGGCGGTCGGATAGAGCACGGTCGAGCCGTGGAAGACCGGCGGATTGACGAACCCCTTCTGCGCCTTGGTGTCGCGGCCGGAGGTCACCAGCCGGGTCTCGGCGTGCTGCTGGAGGGGGTGCGAGGAATCCATGCGTCTGCTTTCAAAAGCGCGTTTCCGCGGACGCGAACTGCGCCTTGCGGGCCGGCCGGAGGCCGCGTCCGTTAATAACAGAACACAGAAGAGTCCCGTCAACCCCTTGACCCGGCAGGCCAGTCGTTCTGTTATCGCAGGTGCTATTCAGTCGCCGCATGTTGAGGGGCCTGCCGCGACCTTCGATCCATCGTCTGACCGCACCATGCGCCAGAACCATAACGGCGGGCGCCTGCGGCGGGGATGAAGGTATGGCCTCCCGGGATGGGCGAGTGTTCGGCAAGGTTTTCCAGCATGACTCTTGCATGGCTAGTCTTGATAGGCCTAGCCCCGGCAGAGATGATCCTGAGACAACGTTCCTGACTTTGAGACGACTTTGAAAGGCCTTAAGCCCATGAAACGCGTTACCCTGGCTCTCACTCTCGCTCTCGCCGCCGGCCTGACTGCCCAAGCCGCCGATGCGCAAACGCTCAAGACCATCAAGGACCGGGGCATGCTGTCCTGTGGCGTCAGCCAGGGCCTCCCGGGCTTCTCCTCGCCCGACGACAAGGGCAACTGGACCGGGCTTGACGTCGATGTCTGCCGCGCGATCGCCGGGGCGATCTTCAATGACCCGACCAAGGTCAAGTACGTGCCGCTGTCCGCCAAGGATCGCTTCACCGCACTGCAATCCGGCGAGATCGACGTGCTCTCGCGCAACACCACCTGGACCGTCTCGCGCGATACCTCGCTCGGCGCCAACTTCACCGGCGTGACCTACTATGACGGGCAGGGCTTCATGGTGAAGAAGTCGCTCAAGGTGAATTCGGCGCTCGAACTCAACAGCGCCTCGGTCTGCGTGCAGACCGGCACCACCACCGAGCAAAATCTCGCCGACTACTTCAAGGCCAACAACATGAAGTACGAGGTGATCGCGTTCGGCACCAACGACGAAACGGTCAAGGCCTATGAAGCCGGGCGTTGCGACGTCTTCACCACCGACCAGTCGGGCCTGTATGCCAATCGCCTGAAGCTTGCCAATCCCGGCGACCACATGGTGCTCCCGGAAATCATCTCGAAGGAGCCGCTCGGGCCGATGGTGCGCCACGGCGACGACCAGTGGTTCGACATCGTGAAATGGACGCTGTTTGCGCTGATCACCACCGAAGAGCTCGGCGTGACCTCGAAGAACGTCGACGAGAAGGCGAAACTGGAGAATCCGGAGCTGAAGCGCGTCCTCGGCACCGACGGCAATTTCGGTGAACAGCTCGGCCTCACCAAGGACTGGGTGGTGCGCATCGTGAAGGCCGTCGGCAATTATGGCGAGGTGTTCGATCGCAACGTCGGTGCCGGCTCGCCGCTCGCCATCAATCGCGGTCTCAACAATCTCTGGAACAAGGGGGGTCTCCAGTACGCGCCGCCGATCCGCTGATCCGCGCGCACGCGCCCGCGGCGATGAGCACCGAGGCCCGCAAACCGCCAGCCCAGATCGCGCTGAAGATCAGGCGCGTGCTGGGCGGCAAGACCGGCTGGAACGGCATCGCCGTCCAGTTTGCGTTCGCGGCGATCCTGGGCTGGATTGCCTATGAGATCGTCTCCAACGCCCGCGCCAACCTCGAGAACCAGCACATTGCCGCCGGCTTCGGCTTCCTCAGGAACAATGCAGGCTTCGACGTCAATCAGACGCTGATCTCGTATACCGGCTCGGACACGTTCTTGCGCGTGTTCGTGGTCGGGCTCCTGAACACGCTCGTGGTCTCGGTGGTGGGCATTGTCTTCGCCACCGTGATCGGCTTCGTCGTCGCATTGTCCAGGCTTTCGCCCAATTGGCTGCTGGCACGCGTCGGCGAAATCTATGTCGAGACCATCCGCAACCTGCCGCTCCTGTTCCAGATCCTGTTCTGGTACCTGGCAGTGCTCGCGGCCTTGCCCAACCCGCGGCAGAGCATATCCCTTCTGGGCATCTCCTTTGTCAGCAACCGCGGGCTGGTCATCCCCCAACCGATCGGCGAAGCCGGGTTCGAGCCATTTCTGGCGACGCTTGCGTTCGGCATCGTCGTCTCGCTTGCGTTGCGCTTCTATGCGCGGCGGGCGCTGTTTCAGCGAGGCCAGGTGATCCGCATCTGGCCTTATGTGCTGGGCCTCCTGTTCGGGCTCCCACTGGTCGCGATTGCGGTGTTCGGTCTGCCCTTCACCTTTGAGCTGCCGCAGCTCAAGGGTTTCAATTTCGCCGGCGGCGCGCGCATCATCCCCGAATTCGTGGCGCTGACATTGGCCTTGTCGACCTATACCGCCGCCTTCATCGCCGAGATCGTGCGCGCCGGCATCCTGTCCGTCCACAAGGGACAGATGGAGGCGGGATCGTCGCTGGGCCTGAGCCGCGGCGCCACGCTCCGGCTGATCGTCGTGCCGCAGGCGATGCGCGTCATCGTACCGCCGCTGACCAACCAGTACCTCAACCTCACCAAGAACTCCTCGCTGGCGGTCGCGATCGGGTATCCCGACCTGGTGTCGGTGTTCGCCGGCACGTCGTTGAGCCAGACCGGGCAGGCGATCGAGATCATCGCGATGACGATGGGCGTCTACCTCTTGATTTCGCTCATCACCAGTGCCGTCATGAGCGTGTACGGTTGGCGCGTCAGCCGGAGTCTCGGCGCATGACCGATGTCACCTCGTCCGCCTTCGTCCGCGACGACCTGGTCGCCGAGCGTCCTGCGCCGGTGAAGACCACGGGCTTCATCGGCCTGGTGCGCACCCGCCTGTTCAATTCGCCGACCAACATTCTGCTCACGATCGTCGGCACGTTGCTGCTTTGGTTCACCATCATTCCGTCCGTCAGGTTTCTGCTGGTCGATGCGGTCTGGACCGGCAAGGATCGTGCGGCCTGCCTGCCCGAGAATGCGGGATTTGTGGTCGGCGCCTGCTGGCCTTACATCCAGGCCAAGCTGCCGCAATTGATCTACGGCTTCTATCCCGAGGCCGAGCGCTGGCGTGTCAACCTCACGCTCGTGCTGGCGGTGGTTCTGCTGTTGCCGCTGCTGATTCCGCGCCTGCCGGCGAAGGGAGTCAACGCCGGCCTGTTTTTCTTCGCCTTCCCGGTGGTCGCGTTCTTCCTGTTGCATGGCGGTGGCTTCACCGGCTTCGGCCTGAGCTGGACGGCCGGCCTGCTGCAATTGTTTGATGACAGCATCATCGGTGCTGGGCAGGCCCTGCTCAATCTCAGCAAGACCTCGGCCATCGCACCGTTGCTATGGATCGTTGGTAACCTGATCGTGCTGGTCGGCACCGCGATCTACTGGGTGATCTTTCCGCTGACCTGGCTCCGTGACCAGCTCCAGGGGACGGGCCAGTCGGTCTGGGTCGATTTCGCCATCACAGCCGCAGTCGTCTCCCTGATCGCCTTCTTCCTCCGTGGCGGCGTGCGTACCGGCGGGCGGGCTCTGGCATCGAGCATCGCAACCTTCGTCGTCATCGCGATCGTGGTCAAGTTGATGGGGCTCGATCACGGCGGGCTGCCCATCGTGCAGACCAATCTGTGGGGTGGCCTGCTGGTGACGCTGGTGGTCTCCGTCACCGGCATCGTCACCTCGCTGCCGATCGGCATCGCGCTCGCCCTTGGACGCCGCTCCACCATTCCACTGATCCGGATATTCTCGATCGCCTTCATCGAGTTCTGGCGAGGCGTGCCGCTGATCACCGTGCTGTTCTTCGCAACCTACATGCTACCCTTGTTCCTGCCGGGCAATTTTACGGTCGACGGTCTCGTGCGCGCGCTGATTGGAATCTCGCTGTTTACAGGGGCCTATCAGGCCGAAAACGTCCGCGGCGGGCTCGCGGCGATTCCGCGCGGGCAGGGTGAGGCCGCGGCAGCATTGGGGCTGTCCTGGTGGAAGACGACCTCGCTGATCGTGTTGCCGCAGGCGCTGCGGCACGTCATCCCGAACCTCGTCAACAGCTTCATCTCGCTGTTCAAGGACACCTCGCTGGTCTCGATCGTGGCGCTGTTCGACCTGTTGGGTTCGTTGCGGGCGTCGTTTTCGGATCCGAAATGGTCGACGCCGTCGACCGCGTTCACCGGCTTCGCCTTCGCCGGCATCATTTACTTCATCTTCTGCTTTGGAATGTCGCGCTACTCGCTGTTCGTCGAGCACCGTCTCAACGCCCACCGCCGCAACTGATCGAGCTCACCATGACCGATAGTCCCATCGTCAAGATTTCCGGCCTCAACAAATGGTACGGAGAATTTCACGTGCTGCGCGACATCGACCTCGAGGTCGAGAAGGGCGAGCGCATCGTGATCTGCGGCCCCTCGGGCTCAGGCAAGTCGACGCTGATCCGCTGCATCAACGCGCTGGAAGAATTCCAGGAGGGCGAGATCGTCGTCGACGGCATCGAGCTCGGGCCGAACCTCAAGCACGTCGACGCGGTGCGCCGCGAGGTCGGCATGGTGTTCCAGAGCTTCAACCTCTTCCCGCATCTGACCGTGCTGGAGAACTGCACGCTGGCGCCGATCTGGGTGCGCAACATCCCGAAGAAGGACGCCGAAATCAACGCGATGAAATTCCTGGAGCGGGTCAAGATCCCGCACCAGGCCAACAAGTTTCCGGGACAGATGTCCGGCGGCCAGCAGCAGCGTGTCGCCATCGCACGCGCGCTGACCATGAACCCGAAGGTGATGCTGTTCGACGAGCCAACCTCGGCGCTCGACCCCGAAATGGTCAAGGAGGTGCTCGATACCATGGTCGACCTCGCCAACGAGGGCATGACCATGCTGGTCGTCACCCACGAGATGGGCTTTGCGCGCGAGGTCGCCAACCGCGTGGTGTTCATGGATGCCGGCCAGATCATCGAAGCCAACACGCCGAATGAATTCTTCGCCAATCCGCAGCATGCGCGCTCGAAGCTGTTCCTGAGCCAGATTTTGCGGTGATCTTGTAAGCTCTCCGAAACCATAGCTGCGGTTGCATCCTGTCCGCTTCACGCGTCCGAAAGCTCTTTCTGCGCATGTGGCGCGAAAAAGGGGCGCCAATGCTTGGTTTCGTGTTCGGCCTCAATGCCCGCCTCGGGCGTTTGCATTTCTTTCTGGCCACGGTCGCGCTTGCGATCGTGATGACCGCGATCTGCTTTGCGATCGCGACGGCCGTGCTGCGCGATACCTCGCCCGGCATGATGCGTCCGGAAGACCTCATGAAGAGCTGGGCGACCATAGCCGCCATCGCCTTCTTCGGACTTGCGACCCTCACACTGCAATCGATGCGAATCCGCGATATAGGTTGGGATCCGGTGTGCGTGATTCCGGCATGGCTCGCGCTCGTGATCGTCGATCACCTCGTCGCGACCCGGTTTCCGACCTGGGCCATCGGCCACGAGCATCAGGGCACGATTGTCGGCGGGCTGGTCAACCTCGCGCTGCTGCTCGCGCTTATGTTCTGGCCGAGCGGCGACCGCGAAGACTCCTATGGCAATCCTGAGCCGCCGCGCTCCAGCGCCAGATCCTCGGCTTCGCATGACCGTCTGGCGCGCATCTCCCAGGGAACGCCGCGTCCGACCTGGGGCTAGACGGATCTGGAGCTAGACGGATCAGGCGCTAGACGAACGGCGGCTTGATGTTGCTGCGCTTCTCCAGCCACTCCGGCACCGGGAGGTTCTTGGCGCGCATGAAGTCCGCATTGAAGAGTTTCGACTGATAGCGGCTGCCGGAATCGCAGAGCACGGTCACGATCGTCTTGCCCGGCCCAAGTTGCTTGGCGAGGCGCATGGCGCCGGCGATATTGATGCCGGTCGAGCCGCCGAGGCACAGGCCTTCGTGCTGGAGCAGCTCGTAGATCACGGTGACGGCTTCGGCGTCGGGGATGAGATAGGCATCATCGACCTTGGCGGTCTCCACGATTGCGGTCGCTCGGTTGAGGCCGATGCCCTCGGTGATCGAGCCGCCCGGTGTGGCCTTGGGGTCGCCGGTCCTGAAATATTCGTACATGCCCGCGCCATGCGGGTCGGCGCAGGCAATCCTGACATTCTTGTTCTTCTCCTTCAGGAAGCGGCTGATGCCGGCGAGCGTGCCGCCGCTGCCGACCGAGCAGACGAAGCCGTCGACCTTGCCGCTGGTCTGCTCCCAGATCTCGGGACCTGTGGATTCGTAATGCGCCTTCGCATTGTCGAGATTGTTCCACTGGTCTGCGAACAGCACGCCATTGGGCTCGGTCTTGCGCAGCTCGTCGGCGAGCCGGCGGCCGACATGCTGATAGCTGTTGGGATTGGCATAGGGCAGGGCCGGCACTTCGATCAGCTCGGCGCCGCACAGCTTCAGAAAATCCTTCTTCTCCTGGCTCTGCGTCTCCGGGATCACGATCAGCGTCCGGTAGCCGCGGGCGCTGGCCACGACCGCAAGCCCGATACCGGTATTGCCGGCGGTCGATTCCACCACGAGTCCGCCGGGCTTGAGCTCGCCGCGCTTCTCCGCCTCGATGATCATCCATTTCCCCGCGCGGTCCTTCACGGACTGGCCGGGATTCATGAACTCGGCCTTGCCGAGAATGGTGCAGCCGGTCGCTTCCGAGGCGCGCTCGAGCTTGATCAGCGGGGTGTTGCCGATGGCTTCGACAACGTCGTTTTTGATGGTCATGTCAGGCAATTACCGGCTGGTTATGACGTGGGCGCCGACCCTAAAGGAGGGTCGCCGGGCATACAAGCCGACCCCGTCAACTCTTATTGCTGCTTTGCGAAGATGACCTGTCGGACGTCGATATTTCCCGATAGGAATCCGGCCTCGCAATAGGAGAGGTAGTACTCCCACAGCCGCCGGAACCGGTCGTCGAAACCGAGCGGGACGAGGCCCGGCCAGGCGGTGCGGAAGTTATTTCGCCAAGTGGCAAGCGTCTTGGCATAATCTTGTCCGAAGATGCGCTCGCGGATGACGGGAACGCCGAAGCGGTCCCCGAGCGACTTGAGCACGGCGGGCGAAGGCAGCATGCCGCCGGGAAAGACGTAGCGCTGGATGAAGTCGACCTCGCGCCGGTAGCTCTGGAACAGCTTGTCCTGGATGGTGATGGCCTGGATGCCGGCGAGGCCATCAGGCAGCAGCCGGTCCCGCAACTGTGCGAAATATTTCGGCCAGAACCGCTCGCCGACGGCCTCGATCATCTCGATCGAGGCGATCCGGTCGTAACGGTCGCGCTCGTCGCGATAATCCTGGAGCCGTATCTCGACTTTCTCGGCAAGGCCCGCTTCGTAAATGCGCTTGCGGGCGAAATCGCGCTGCTCAGTCGAGATCGTCAGGCCGACCACGCTTGTGCCGAACGTCTTTGCGGCGAATTCGGCAAAGCCGCCCCAGCCGCAGCCGATCTCGAGCAGCTTCTGGTCGGGCTTCAAGTCGAGCGCCTCGGCGAGCTTGCGGTATTTGTTGGTCTGCGCGGCCGTGAGATCGGCAGTGCTCTCCTCGAACAGGGCCGAGGAATAGGTCATGCTGGGATCGAGCCAGGCCGAATAGAACGCGTTGCCGATGTCGTAATGGGCGTGGATGTTGCGCCGCGCCTGGCTCCGAGTGTTGCGGTTGAACCAGTGCTGCACCACCTGGACAAGCCGCATCAGCGGCTTGTCGCGCAGCATGGCCTGGATCAAATCGTGGTTGACGCAGAACAGATAGAGGAATTGCGTGAGGTCCGGCGTATCCCAGTCGCCGGCGAGATAGGCTTCCGCAATGCCGATGTCGCCGCCGTTGATCAGGCGCGAGGCAAAGCCGTAATTATGCAGCCGCATCACCGCATTCGGGCCCGGCTCCTGCCCGCCGAGCCGGATCACGCGCTCATCGGGCAGAATGACGTCGAGCGTCCCGCGCCTTAGCCGCGAGCCGAAGGCGAGCGCAAGGCGAACCATGCGCGGCAGGTCGGCAAGCACTGTTTCGATGTTGTCGGGCGTCACCGAAACGACATTCGACATCGGCGGATCCATCACCTGAACGGGTACGGTCCGACCGCGAGCCAGGCGCGCCCAACTCTCCATTTCGCCAAACCCCGGCGCGCCCCGCATACGGTCAGCGACGGATAATATATCTACGGGTTTTGCCGGCCGCCAAGATGGTTTCATCGCGGCGCTGCCCTGCCACAACAGGTCTTGGCACCAGCCGGGGGCCCTTCAGCCAGAGCCGCAAGGTCGAAGAAGGTGACGGCGAGAGCAGGTTGCTGGGCTGGGCAAGCAGGCCCGTGCCCGTCGCCGACCAATCCCGTTGCGATGACCGTGATGCGCATGCGTAGGTGTGCCCCCGCCTTTGTGTTTGGCAAGCTACGGTGCGCCGCAGCGAGCATTTCAGTGGAGCGCGGACCGGGTTCGGTGGCTTCAGCTGGAGTGTGGCGGCAATATCACATGAAATCTTGGTAAGCTTGAACACGCTTCGGAATGGCGCGAGAATGCGAAAAACCATTGCCAGACAGGAACATTTTGTATTCTTGAGGTCCAAGTGACGACGCTAATGGCCGTTTGCTTCGCAGGTGCGGGACTGTCCCGTACTTCCGCGCCCGGCTAGTATCGGGTTCAGGTTCCGCAGAAAGCATCAACGGTGTGAACGAGTTGCCCAAAGCCCCCCGACTGTCCTGCCGCGAATCGGTTAATCCGGTTGCGCGGCGGCGGTTCGGTCTGCCCGGCAGGGGGTGGATGTGACACAGCGAGTTCCGGCGATCGCCATTCGGCGATCCGTTGGTCCTGCTTCCCGGACGCTGCGTGCGGCGCGCTGGGTCGCGGTGCTGTGCCTGGCGACAAGCTCGGGGGCTTGCGTCCTGACCCAGGATCTCCCCGATCCCGCGCTCGACGTTCCCGCGCAATACAAGTACGCCGGCAAGCCGGATGCGCCGCCCACCATGGATTGGTGGCGCGGCTTCCGCTCGGCGGAGCTGACGCAACTGGTGGAAGAGGCACAGACCGTCAACCTCGACATCGCCGCCGCCGTCTCACGTATCGTCGAGGCCGACGCCCAGGCGCGGCAGGCCGGCGCGGCGTTGCTGCCGAGCCTGTCGGGCAGCGGATCGGAGACCTATTCGCGCACCTCCGGCGCGAGCGCGTCGGGCCTGTCCATCGGCGGCCGGGAGGTCGTCAACTATTCGGCTTCGCTCAGCGCAAGCTACCAGCTCGATTTCTGGGGCCAGAACCGCGATGCGTTGCAAACGGCGGAGGAGACGGCGAATGCCAATCGCTTCGACCGTGACGTCGTCGCGCTGACGACGCTTGCAGGCGTCGCCAATGCCTATTTCCAGGTTTTGGCCTCGCAGGATCGCCTGAAGACAGCACAGCGCAACATCGCCAGCGCGCAGCGCATCCTCGATGCCATCCGCGAGCGCCGCAAGGCCGGCACCGGCACCGATCTCGACGTCGCACAGCAGGAAAGCGTACTCGCCAACCAGAAGGCGCTGGTGCCGCCGCTGCGCCAGACGCTCGACCAGAACGTCAATGCGCTCGCCGTGCTGGTGTCGCGGCCGCCGGAGAGCGTGCGCGTGCTCGGCGGCTCGCTGAACCGGATCGCGATCCCGCGCGTGACGCCCGGCCTGCCGTCAGAGTTGCTGACGCAGCGGCCCGACATTCGCAGGCAGGAGGCGCAACTCGCCTCCGCCACTGCGAACATCGGCAATGCCCGTGCGCAGTTCTTTCCGACCATCCAGTTGACCGGCAATGGCGGTTATCAAAGCTCGGCGCTGGTGTCGCTGTTCCAGCCGCATGCGGCGTTCTTCCAGCTCGTCGGCAGCGCGACGCAGCCGATTTTCGACGGCGGCAAGATCCTCGGCAATTTCGAATTTGCCAAGGCGCGACAGGACGAACTGCTCCAGACCTACCGCAAGACCATCGTCCAGTCCTTTGCCGACGTCGACAATGCGCTGTTCTCGATCAAGCAGACCACGATCAAACTGCAATTGCAGCGTGATGTCCTCACCTCCTCGCGCCGCGCCTTCGATCTCTCCGAGCAGCAA
Coding sequences:
- a CDS encoding amino acid ABC transporter permease translates to MTDVTSSAFVRDDLVAERPAPVKTTGFIGLVRTRLFNSPTNILLTIVGTLLLWFTIIPSVRFLLVDAVWTGKDRAACLPENAGFVVGACWPYIQAKLPQLIYGFYPEAERWRVNLTLVLAVVLLLPLLIPRLPAKGVNAGLFFFAFPVVAFFLLHGGGFTGFGLSWTAGLLQLFDDSIIGAGQALLNLSKTSAIAPLLWIVGNLIVLVGTAIYWVIFPLTWLRDQLQGTGQSVWVDFAITAAVVSLIAFFLRGGVRTGGRALASSIATFVVIAIVVKLMGLDHGGLPIVQTNLWGGLLVTLVVSVTGIVTSLPIGIALALGRRSTIPLIRIFSIAFIEFWRGVPLITVLFFATYMLPLFLPGNFTVDGLVRALIGISLFTGAYQAENVRGGLAAIPRGQGEAAAALGLSWWKTTSLIVLPQALRHVIPNLVNSFISLFKDTSLVSIVALFDLLGSLRASFSDPKWSTPSTAFTGFAFAGIIYFIFCFGMSRYSLFVEHRLNAHRRN
- a CDS encoding amino acid ABC transporter ATP-binding protein; its protein translation is MTDSPIVKISGLNKWYGEFHVLRDIDLEVEKGERIVICGPSGSGKSTLIRCINALEEFQEGEIVVDGIELGPNLKHVDAVRREVGMVFQSFNLFPHLTVLENCTLAPIWVRNIPKKDAEINAMKFLERVKIPHQANKFPGQMSGGQQQRVAIARALTMNPKVMLFDEPTSALDPEMVKEVLDTMVDLANEGMTMLVVTHEMGFAREVANRVVFMDAGQIIEANTPNEFFANPQHARSKLFLSQILR
- a CDS encoding DUF805 domain-containing protein, with the protein product MLGFVFGLNARLGRLHFFLATVALAIVMTAICFAIATAVLRDTSPGMMRPEDLMKSWATIAAIAFFGLATLTLQSMRIRDIGWDPVCVIPAWLALVIVDHLVATRFPTWAIGHEHQGTIVGGLVNLALLLALMFWPSGDREDSYGNPEPPRSSARSSASHDRLARISQGTPRPTWG
- a CDS encoding cysteine synthase A produces the protein MTIKNDVVEAIGNTPLIKLERASEATGCTILGKAEFMNPGQSVKDRAGKWMIIEAEKRGELKPGGLVVESTAGNTGIGLAVVASARGYRTLIVIPETQSQEKKDFLKLCGAELIEVPALPYANPNSYQHVGRRLADELRKTEPNGVLFADQWNNLDNAKAHYESTGPEIWEQTSGKVDGFVCSVGSGGTLAGISRFLKEKNKNVRIACADPHGAGMYEYFRTGDPKATPGGSITEGIGLNRATAIVETAKVDDAYLIPDAEAVTVIYELLQHEGLCLGGSTGINIAGAMRLAKQLGPGKTIVTVLCDSGSRYQSKLFNADFMRAKNLPVPEWLEKRSNIKPPFV
- a CDS encoding cyclopropane-fatty-acyl-phospholipid synthase family protein, with translation MSNVVSVTPDNIETVLADLPRMVRLALAFGSRLRRGTLDVILPDERVIRLGGQEPGPNAVMRLHNYGFASRLINGGDIGIAEAYLAGDWDTPDLTQFLYLFCVNHDLIQAMLRDKPLMRLVQVVQHWFNRNTRSQARRNIHAHYDIGNAFYSAWLDPSMTYSSALFEESTADLTAAQTNKYRKLAEALDLKPDQKLLEIGCGWGGFAEFAAKTFGTSVVGLTISTEQRDFARKRIYEAGLAEKVEIRLQDYRDERDRYDRIASIEMIEAVGERFWPKYFAQLRDRLLPDGLAGIQAITIQDKLFQSYRREVDFIQRYVFPGGMLPSPAVLKSLGDRFGVPVIRERIFGQDYAKTLATWRNNFRTAWPGLVPLGFDDRFRRLWEYYLSYCEAGFLSGNIDVRQVIFAKQQ
- a CDS encoding efflux transporter outer membrane subunit, with protein sequence MDVTQRVPAIAIRRSVGPASRTLRAARWVAVLCLATSSGACVLTQDLPDPALDVPAQYKYAGKPDAPPTMDWWRGFRSAELTQLVEEAQTVNLDIAAAVSRIVEADAQARQAGAALLPSLSGSGSETYSRTSGASASGLSIGGREVVNYSASLSASYQLDFWGQNRDALQTAEETANANRFDRDVVALTTLAGVANAYFQVLASQDRLKTAQRNIASAQRILDAIRERRKAGTGTDLDVAQQESVLANQKALVPPLRQTLDQNVNALAVLVSRPPESVRVLGGSLNRIAIPRVTPGLPSELLTQRPDIRRQEAQLASATANIGNARAQFFPTIQLTGNGGYQSSALVSLFQPHAAFFQLVGSATQPIFDGGKILGNFEFAKARQDELLQTYRKTIVQSFADVDNALFSIKQTTIKLQLQRDVLTSSRRAFDLSEQQLRAGTADIVTVLNTQLTLFQAEDALSQAQLARLLAIVSLYQALGGGWEPRMEKPVNAL